From the genome of Eublepharis macularius isolate TG4126 chromosome 12, MPM_Emac_v1.0, whole genome shotgun sequence, one region includes:
- the SP6 gene encoding transcription factor Sp6 yields the protein MLTAVCGSLGNQCSETPRSSPTHLELQPLQTYQPHTSPESGGDFPSPLQPTELQHLPLAGPETEFLANPGYELHGSPRLDLDGDSHLAPGSYSKLLQTAPDMAHHYEPWFRPTHPSNATEDGGVSPWWDLHAGSSWMDLQSGLQPPGHTGGLQPALGGYGSAEHQLCGPPHHLLQSAPHLMGQEGVKPLDSTQEPHPLEQAGDGSGRPKSSRRSVTRNSGQAACRCPNCQEAERVGQCPDNSKKKHLHNCHIPGCGKAYAKTSHLKAHLRWHSGDRPFVCNWLFCGKRFTRSDELQRHLQTHTGTKKFTCPVCNRVFMRSDHLSKHMKTHEGAKEEAEGEAKAGTEAPATVKREPDGSSSSATSQSN from the coding sequence ATGCTCACAGCCGTTTGTGGTTCTCTTGGCAACCAGTGCTCAGAGACACCCCGTTCCTCCCCAACCCACCTGGAACTACAGCCGTTGCAGACCTACCAGCCCCATACCAGTCCTGAGAGCGGGGGAGATTTCCcatcccctctgcagcccacGGAACTCCAGCACTTGCCTTTAGCTGGGCCTGAAACTGAGTTTTTGGCCAACCCTGGTTATGAGCTGCATGGGTCTCCAAGGTTAGACTTGGACGGAGACAGCCACCTGGCCCCCGGCTCATATTCCAAGCTCCTACAGACAGCACCGGACATGGCTCACCACTATGAACCCTGGTTCAGGCCTACGCATCCTAGCAATGCCACTGAAGATGGTGGCGTCAGTCCATGGTGGGATCTCCATGCTGGTTCTAGTTGGATGGATCTTCAGAGTGGTCTCCAACCACCAGGCCACACGGGTGGACTTCAGCCAGCGCTGGGTGGCTATGGCTCTGCAGAACATCAACTCTGTggcccacctcaccacctcttGCAATCAGCACCACATCTcatgggccaggaaggagtcaaGCCTCTGGATTCTACTCAGGAGCCTCATCCTCTGGAGCAGGCTGGGGATGGCAGTGGTAGGCCAAAGAGCTCGAGGCGCTCAGTCACCCGAAATTCTGGGCAGGCTGCTTGCCGGTGCCCCAACTGTCAGGAGGCTGAGAGGGTTGGGCAGTGCCCTGACAACTCCAAGAAGAAGCACCTCCACAATTGCCATATTCCTGGTTGTGGCAAGGCCTATGCCAAGACATCCCATCTGAAAGCTCACCTGAGGTGGCATAGTGGCGACCGCCCCTTCGTCTGCAATTGGCTGTTCTGTGGGAAACGCTTCACTCGTTCTGATGAGCTGCAGAGGCACCTTCAGACCCACACGGGGACCAAGAAATTCACCTGCCCTGTTTGTAATCGGGTCTTCATGAGAAGCGACCACCTCAGCAAGCACATGAAGACGCATGAAGGGGCCAAGGAGGAAGCTGAAGGGGAAGCCAAAGCTGGGACAGAGGCTCCAGCCACAGTCAAACGAGAGCCTGATGGAAGCTCTTCAAGTGCCACTTCTCAATCCAACTGA